In Salinirussus salinus, the following proteins share a genomic window:
- a CDS encoding DUF7313 family protein, which produces MAPIVRLFGPVDGVLGAEVGIGEVLVVEVLLLLLVVGNFVTRFLAHTRHRRQAEEGPEAVSRFLPHEVANVALIAVSLYYLTLDAHAGTVMSVLVLGLFLADFFEFEARKAEARRDVPLDRPKGALGAGLIVFAYAGYQVLFFLIDGYVAAII; this is translated from the coding sequence ATGGCCCCAATCGTCAGACTGTTCGGCCCCGTGGACGGGGTGCTGGGAGCCGAGGTGGGCATCGGCGAGGTGCTCGTCGTCGAGGTGCTCCTGCTCCTCCTGGTGGTCGGGAACTTCGTCACGAGGTTTCTCGCCCACACTCGCCACCGGCGCCAGGCCGAGGAGGGCCCGGAGGCAGTCTCCCGGTTTCTCCCCCACGAGGTCGCCAACGTCGCGCTGATAGCCGTCTCGCTGTACTACCTGACCCTCGACGCCCACGCCGGGACGGTGATGTCCGTGCTCGTGCTGGGCCTGTTCCTCGCGGACTTCTTCGAGTTCGAGGCCCGCAAGGCCGAAGCCCGCCGCGACGTCCCGCTCGACCGTCCCAAGGGAGCACTCGGCGCCGGTCTCATCGTCTTCGCGTACGCTGGCTACCAGGTGCTGTTTTTCCTCATCGACGGCTACGTCGCCGCCATCATCTGA
- a CDS encoding polyprenyl synthetase family protein — translation MQDVLAEWRPAVDEAIRELLPREVDDAYLGEFFGEPTHRYHAEAIQRALADPIWELLDRGGKRWRAILFLITVDAFGEDPEAYLPYATIPEILHNGTIIVDDVEDEARMRRGGPALHHQHGTDIALNAGNAMYFIPLKVIARNSRDLSPGQQLEAYEMLTYELNRTHLGQGMDIYWHNQKEVTVDESQYFEMCACKTGCLARIVARLAAIVTDQPEDVQRKVARYAEEMSIAFQIGDDILDIEHTLDQAGEFGKEFGNDIREGKKTLMVIHTAEVAPPEDVARLEEILWAEENTDEEILDAIDTMQEAGAVEYARKQARELAESARSHLDDLDLEPGPEEQLREFTRFVVQREA, via the coding sequence ATGCAGGACGTACTCGCCGAGTGGCGGCCGGCGGTCGACGAGGCCATCCGCGAGCTGCTGCCGCGGGAGGTCGACGACGCGTACCTGGGCGAGTTCTTCGGCGAGCCGACCCACCGCTACCACGCGGAGGCGATCCAGCGCGCGCTGGCCGACCCCATCTGGGAGCTGCTGGACCGCGGGGGCAAACGCTGGCGCGCCATCCTCTTTCTCATCACGGTCGACGCCTTCGGCGAAGACCCCGAGGCGTATCTCCCCTACGCCACCATCCCCGAGATCCTCCACAACGGGACGATCATCGTCGACGACGTGGAGGACGAGGCACGGATGCGCCGGGGCGGGCCGGCGCTGCACCACCAGCACGGGACCGACATCGCGCTCAACGCCGGCAACGCGATGTATTTCATCCCGCTGAAAGTGATCGCCCGCAACTCCCGGGACCTCTCACCGGGCCAGCAGCTCGAGGCCTACGAGATGCTCACTTACGAACTCAACCGCACCCACCTCGGCCAGGGGATGGACATCTACTGGCACAACCAGAAGGAGGTGACCGTCGACGAGTCCCAGTACTTCGAGATGTGTGCCTGCAAGACCGGCTGTCTGGCGCGCATCGTCGCGCGGCTGGCGGCCATCGTCACCGACCAGCCCGAGGACGTCCAGCGGAAAGTCGCCCGGTACGCCGAGGAGATGTCCATCGCCTTCCAGATCGGCGACGACATCCTCGACATCGAGCACACCCTCGACCAGGCCGGCGAGTTCGGCAAGGAGTTCGGCAACGACATCCGCGAGGGCAAGAAGACGCTGATGGTCATCCACACCGCGGAGGTCGCCCCGCCCGAGGACGTCGCCCGGCTGGAGGAAATCCTCTGGGCGGAGGAGAACACCGACGAGGAGATCCTGGATGCCATCGACACGATGCAGGAGGCCGGTGCCGTCGAGTACGCCCGCAAACAGGCCCGCGAGCTGGCGGAGAGCGCCCGCTCGCATCTCGACGACCTCGACCTGGAGCCGGGTCCGGAGGAGCAACTGCGGGAGTTCACCCGCTTTGTCGTCCAGCGGGAAGCCTGA
- a CDS encoding DUF7504 family protein translates to MATDHTEVVEDVTSVTERVPPTDAGDVLVCGPAMSGKTRMALELLVAAVVETEGRPFYITTAGSATDARARLDARTPEGASLPRPAVIACDGGPAGDEFTRSVDTPGNLTGIASALTEMYDASRRSRRLGSRVLVDNVTALLVATDLEPVYRFMHALTARVADAGGQTIATLDTDGLAGGERPALTGLFDTVVEVRHPDGSDPEYRLHDGDGWHGYLPREERQ, encoded by the coding sequence GTGGCGACTGACCACACCGAGGTCGTCGAAGACGTCACCTCGGTCACCGAGCGGGTCCCGCCGACCGATGCCGGTGACGTCCTCGTCTGTGGGCCGGCGATGAGCGGCAAGACCCGCATGGCCCTCGAGCTGCTGGTCGCGGCCGTCGTCGAGACCGAAGGGCGGCCCTTCTACATCACGACGGCGGGCTCGGCGACCGACGCGCGCGCCCGGCTGGACGCGCGAACGCCCGAGGGGGCCTCCCTTCCGAGACCCGCGGTCATCGCCTGCGACGGCGGCCCGGCGGGAGACGAGTTCACCCGGTCGGTCGACACGCCGGGCAACCTCACCGGGATCGCGAGCGCGCTCACGGAGATGTACGACGCCAGCCGGCGGAGCCGCCGGCTCGGCTCGCGCGTGCTCGTCGACAACGTCACCGCGCTGCTGGTCGCGACCGACCTGGAGCCGGTCTACCGGTTCATGCACGCCCTGACGGCCCGCGTCGCGGACGCCGGGGGGCAGACGATCGCCACCCTCGACACGGACGGGCTCGCCGGCGGGGAGCGGCCGGCGCTGACCGGCCTGTTCGACACCGTCGTCGAGGTGCGCCACCCCGACGGCTCGGACCCGGAGTACCGACTTCACGACGGCGACGGCTGGCACGGCTACCTGCCGCGGGAGGAAAGACAATGA
- a CDS encoding RNA-guided endonuclease InsQ/TnpB family protein: MDCRRTAVIKLETPEGADARLRETVEQFNYCANTASEWCWHGDDGYHVTSKAKAEDALYDQLREETELTANLVQKGIRQAVESVKSGVERLKNDQNTSRPTFTADTAVYDKRSATFHRDHVSLSTPDGRIECDYILPDDTDVPPTKYVADEDYEFRRATLHRRDGDWYLHASMLKEDDDTDTTTGHRTVLGVDLGVNQLAVASTGRFWSADEFNHWKREYEKRVGDLQQCGTREAHDAIAGVERKEDGRFEIFLHRVANEIVAEALSHDCSHIVFEDLTHIRENVPQASWHHLWAFRRLYENVAYKAREQGVKAVQVDPRNTSKRCSTCGFTHDGNRHGEDFECLDCGYQNHADYNASKNIGLQYLRRRQNANDGGAPVDVRLNRGTLNVSGEYNLPASSEA; this comes from the coding sequence GTGGACTGCCGTCGAACCGCCGTTATCAAGCTCGAAACACCCGAAGGCGCGGATGCACGCCTGCGGGAGACTGTCGAGCAATTCAACTACTGCGCCAACACCGCGAGCGAGTGGTGCTGGCACGGCGATGACGGCTACCACGTCACATCGAAAGCGAAGGCCGAGGATGCACTGTACGACCAGCTACGTGAGGAGACGGAGTTGACCGCAAATCTCGTCCAGAAGGGGATTCGCCAAGCCGTCGAATCAGTCAAGAGCGGCGTCGAGCGGCTCAAGAATGACCAAAATACGTCTCGTCCGACGTTCACGGCTGATACCGCCGTCTACGACAAGCGAAGTGCCACCTTCCACCGCGACCACGTGTCGCTCTCGACACCGGATGGGCGTATCGAGTGTGACTATATTCTTCCCGACGATACCGACGTCCCGCCGACAAAGTACGTCGCCGACGAGGACTACGAGTTTCGGCGGGCGACACTCCATCGACGTGACGGCGACTGGTATCTCCATGCGTCGATGCTCAAAGAGGACGACGACACCGACACCACCACCGGGCACAGAACAGTCCTCGGGGTGGACCTCGGTGTGAATCAACTCGCGGTCGCTTCGACCGGACGGTTCTGGTCGGCAGACGAGTTTAACCACTGGAAACGAGAGTACGAGAAGCGGGTTGGCGACCTCCAACAGTGTGGAACGCGAGAAGCACACGACGCGATTGCAGGTGTTGAGCGCAAAGAAGACGGGCGCTTTGAGATATTCCTGCATCGTGTCGCCAACGAAATCGTCGCCGAAGCCCTCTCTCACGACTGTTCGCACATCGTGTTCGAGGACCTGACCCACATCCGTGAGAACGTGCCACAGGCGTCGTGGCACCATCTATGGGCGTTCCGTCGCCTCTACGAGAACGTCGCATACAAAGCCAGAGAACAGGGCGTCAAAGCCGTGCAAGTAGACCCACGGAACACCTCGAAGCGATGTTCGACCTGTGGGTTTACCCACGACGGCAACCGCCACGGAGAGGACTTCGAGTGTCTGGATTGCGGCTACCAGAACCACGCGGACTACAACGCCAGTAAGAATATCGGTTTGCAGTATCTCCGTCGTCGGCAAAACGCAAACGACGGAGGCGCACCCGTAGACGTGCGCTTGAATCGCGGGACGCTGAACGTGAGTGGAGAGTACAACCTTCCCGCCTCATCCGAGGCGTAG
- a CDS encoding NfeD family protein, with product MAVFPDLLQVGLPTLLLLIGTGLIVAEAFAPGAHFFVAGVSLFAAGLVGFVLPPALGIFNVLILAAVVLATGGATLYAYRQFDIYTGAGVDQTSDSDSLRGQTGRVTERVSPREGEVKLEDGGFNPFYRARSIDGEIPEGTEVIVLDPGGGNVLTVEAVENITDDIDRELARGRRAADTEAAAETGQSGERDREPERESGSHA from the coding sequence ATGGCTGTCTTCCCGGACCTGCTGCAGGTGGGTCTTCCGACGCTCCTGTTGCTCATCGGCACGGGGCTCATCGTAGCAGAGGCCTTCGCCCCTGGCGCACACTTTTTCGTCGCCGGCGTCTCGCTGTTCGCCGCCGGGCTCGTCGGGTTCGTCCTCCCGCCGGCGCTGGGTATCTTCAACGTCCTGATCCTCGCGGCGGTCGTCCTGGCGACCGGCGGCGCGACGCTGTACGCGTACCGCCAGTTCGACATCTACACCGGTGCGGGCGTCGACCAGACCTCGGATTCGGACTCGCTGCGCGGGCAGACCGGCCGGGTGACCGAGCGCGTCAGCCCGAGGGAGGGCGAGGTGAAACTGGAGGACGGCGGCTTCAACCCCTTCTACCGGGCCCGCAGCATCGACGGCGAGATCCCGGAGGGCACGGAGGTGATCGTCCTCGACCCCGGCGGCGGGAACGTCCTGACCGTCGAGGCCGTCGAGAACATCACCGACGACATCGACCGGGAGCTGGCCCGGGGGCGGCGGGCCGCGGACACCGAGGCAGCAGCCGAGACCGGTCAGAGCGGCGAACGCGACCGGGAACCGGAGCGGGAATCGGGCTCTCACGCCTGA
- a CDS encoding SPFH domain-containing protein, which translates to MSPVLQLLSPLSLVAVVVLLLAIVTVYNSIVIVDATEKRAYTRFGKYQGLLEPGPRFVLPFVTKTYRFDMRTQTLDVPRQEAITRDNSPVTADAVVYIKVMDAEKAYLQVDDYKRAVSNLAQTTLRAVLGDMELDDTLNKRQEINAKIRKELDEPTDEWGIRVESVEVREVNPSQDVQQAMEQQTSAERRRRAMILEAQGERRSAIEEAQGEKQSNIIRAQGEKQSQILEAQGDAISTVLRAKSAEAMGERAVIERGMETLEEIGKGESTKFVLPQELTSLVGRYGKHLQGSDVKENGHVLEGLDFDDEAREMLGLDDIEEILGQIDQDAEADIEEMEAQAQAVKEGSAGADIRDPDEVIEEMDQEMESAEGAEFNPEDGDSGSN; encoded by the coding sequence ATGTCCCCGGTGTTACAGCTGCTGAGCCCGCTCTCGCTGGTGGCAGTAGTGGTCCTGCTGCTCGCCATCGTGACGGTCTACAACAGCATCGTCATCGTCGACGCGACCGAGAAGCGGGCGTACACACGGTTCGGGAAGTACCAGGGACTGCTCGAGCCCGGCCCCCGATTCGTGTTGCCCTTCGTCACCAAGACCTACCGCTTCGATATGCGGACACAGACCTTGGACGTGCCCCGCCAGGAGGCGATCACGCGGGACAACTCCCCGGTCACCGCGGACGCCGTCGTCTACATCAAGGTGATGGACGCCGAGAAGGCCTACCTCCAGGTCGACGACTACAAGCGGGCGGTCTCCAACCTCGCCCAGACCACCCTTCGGGCGGTGCTGGGCGACATGGAACTCGACGACACGCTGAACAAGCGCCAGGAGATCAACGCCAAGATCCGCAAAGAGCTGGACGAGCCCACCGACGAGTGGGGGATCCGCGTCGAGAGTGTGGAGGTCAGGGAGGTCAACCCCAGCCAGGACGTCCAGCAGGCAATGGAGCAACAGACCTCCGCGGAGCGTCGCCGGCGTGCGATGATCCTCGAAGCTCAGGGGGAACGCCGCTCGGCCATCGAGGAAGCCCAGGGTGAGAAACAGTCCAACATCATCCGCGCCCAGGGTGAGAAGCAGAGCCAGATCCTCGAAGCCCAGGGTGACGCCATCTCGACGGTCCTGCGGGCGAAATCCGCCGAAGCGATGGGCGAGCGCGCGGTCATCGAGCGCGGGATGGAAACTTTAGAGGAGATCGGGAAAGGCGAGTCGACGAAGTTCGTCCTGCCCCAGGAGCTCACCTCGCTGGTGGGTCGGTACGGCAAGCACCTCCAGGGGTCGGACGTCAAGGAGAACGGTCACGTCCTGGAGGGGCTTGACTTCGACGACGAGGCCCGGGAGATGCTCGGGCTGGACGACATCGAGGAGATCCTCGGCCAGATCGACCAGGACGCCGAGGCGGACATCGAGGAGATGGAGGCCCAGGCCCAGGCCGTCAAGGAGGGCTCTGCCGGCGCGGACATCCGGGACCCCGACGAAGTGATCGAGGAGATGGACCAGGAGATGGAGAGTGCGGAGGGCGCCGAGTTCAACCCCGAGGACGGCGACAGCGGGTCGAATTAG
- a CDS encoding winged helix-turn-helix transcriptional regulator: MSRDGEGDVDPEKRATLRRFAALGAATPLSRFAGTASADGESDTRDALVGYVGATPGAHFSRVRDDLKLGTGETQYHLRELEKAGTVESRKDGDYRRYFLAGRFGEFQQVALGYLRRETPRRMVIELLRDPEASAAAIADRLGVSRPTVSSHAADLERAGILSREDGYALAEPEALLVLLVRYADSFGRDAAALASEAPDLVSHDA, translated from the coding sequence ATGAGTCGCGACGGGGAGGGGGACGTCGACCCCGAGAAGCGGGCGACGTTACGTCGCTTCGCAGCCCTCGGCGCAGCGACGCCGCTGTCCCGCTTTGCCGGGACCGCATCCGCCGACGGGGAGAGCGACACCCGCGACGCGCTGGTCGGCTACGTGGGGGCGACACCCGGGGCGCACTTCTCGCGGGTCCGGGACGACCTGAAGCTCGGGACCGGGGAGACCCAGTACCACCTCCGGGAACTGGAGAAGGCCGGAACCGTCGAGAGCCGCAAGGACGGCGACTACCGGCGGTACTTCCTTGCCGGTCGGTTCGGCGAGTTCCAGCAGGTCGCGCTGGGGTATCTCCGCCGCGAGACCCCGCGCCGGATGGTCATCGAGTTGCTGCGTGACCCCGAGGCCAGCGCCGCAGCGATCGCGGACCGGCTCGGCGTCTCGCGGCCGACTGTCAGCAGCCACGCCGCCGACCTGGAACGCGCCGGCATCCTCTCCCGGGAGGACGGCTACGCGCTGGCCGAACCGGAGGCGCTTCTGGTCCTGCTCGTGCGCTACGCCGACTCCTTCGGCCGGGACGCCGCCGCCCTCGCGAGCGAGGCGCCCGACCTGGTCAGTCACGACGCGTGA
- a CDS encoding DUF7123 family protein encodes MSATADTSGLGLSEKQRRILEHLREHADEQTYFKSRLIGEAVGLSAKEVGTNMPAIQGGDVELDVEKWGYSSSTTWMVTRAD; translated from the coding sequence ATGAGCGCGACTGCCGACACCAGCGGCCTCGGTCTCTCGGAGAAACAGCGCCGCATCCTCGAACACCTCCGCGAGCACGCCGACGAGCAGACCTACTTCAAATCGCGGCTCATCGGCGAGGCTGTCGGGCTCTCCGCCAAGGAGGTCGGGACGAACATGCCCGCGATCCAGGGCGGGGATGTCGAACTCGACGTCGAGAAGTGGGGGTACTCCTCCTCGACGACGTGGATGGTCACGCGCGCGGACTGA
- a CDS encoding TRAM domain-containing protein → MEISNELLCLFSADVSDDGDRYVVEVPKREVETGSVEAGRTYRVALIETGAREPTDTEETEETPTGEPQPPVEPGEIRYVEIEDLGKQGDGIARVERGYVIIVPGAEVGERVKVEVTEVKSNFAVGEVIEESV, encoded by the coding sequence TTGGAAATCTCGAATGAGTTGCTGTGTCTGTTCAGTGCGGACGTCTCGGACGACGGTGACCGCTACGTCGTCGAGGTACCGAAACGCGAGGTCGAGACCGGCTCGGTCGAGGCGGGACGGACGTACCGGGTCGCGCTCATCGAGACCGGCGCCCGCGAACCGACGGACACCGAGGAGACGGAGGAGACGCCCACGGGCGAACCCCAGCCGCCGGTCGAGCCCGGCGAGATACGCTACGTGGAGATCGAGGACCTCGGCAAACAGGGCGACGGCATCGCGCGCGTCGAGCGGGGGTACGTCATCATCGTCCCCGGCGCGGAGGTCGGCGAGCGCGTCAAGGTCGAGGTGACGGAAGTCAAGTCCAACTTCGCGGTCGGCGAGGTCATCGAAGAGTCGGTGTAG
- a CDS encoding YkgJ family cysteine cluster protein — MDSLETELERARELDVDEVADAIESIGFECTRCGGCCKAVETEEGAEEHTATVFPDEVRRLQETGDYDWRDVARPMPFGLSDGAEGPEGETFEWALQTDGCGDCVFYEESEGDEGASEGSGEGPGTCTVHDDRPLICRTYPFSVALGGTSQPMGEAVDSAGPEVPRADGTAADGSVDSEGLVRAHECEGLGRDISRDEAEELATTLKERAVRELEEAIAVREAYRPVDADGVVVHDSEGPKRPDGSPYE, encoded by the coding sequence GTGGACTCCCTGGAAACGGAACTGGAGCGGGCGCGCGAACTCGATGTCGACGAGGTGGCCGACGCCATCGAGTCGATCGGCTTCGAGTGCACCCGGTGTGGCGGCTGTTGCAAGGCCGTCGAGACCGAGGAGGGGGCCGAGGAGCACACCGCGACGGTCTTTCCCGACGAGGTGCGCCGGCTCCAGGAGACCGGCGACTACGACTGGCGCGACGTCGCCCGGCCGATGCCGTTCGGACTGAGCGACGGGGCCGAGGGTCCCGAGGGGGAGACCTTCGAGTGGGCGCTCCAGACCGACGGCTGTGGGGACTGTGTCTTCTACGAGGAGTCCGAGGGAGACGAGGGCGCGAGCGAGGGGAGCGGTGAGGGTCCTGGCACCTGCACCGTCCACGACGACCGGCCGCTGATCTGCCGGACCTATCCGTTCAGTGTCGCGCTGGGCGGGACCAGCCAGCCGATGGGCGAGGCCGTCGACAGCGCGGGACCCGAGGTCCCGCGAGCAGACGGAACCGCTGCGGACGGTTCCGTCGACAGCGAGGGGCTGGTCCGTGCCCACGAGTGCGAGGGGCTCGGCCGGGACATCTCCCGCGACGAGGCGGAAGAGCTGGCAACGACCCTGAAGGAGCGGGCGGTCCGCGAACTGGAGGAGGCCATCGCCGTCCGCGAGGCGTACCGCCCGGTCGACGCAGACGGCGTGGTCGTCCACGATTCCGAGGGGCCCAAGCGCCCGGACGGGAGCCCCTACGAGTGA
- the leuS gene encoding leucine--tRNA ligase: MPQGYDHARVQEFWQHAWDRENVYELGEAADPTYVLGMFPYTSGSLHMGHVRNYAITDAYARYRRMRGDDVLHPMGWDAFGLPAENAAYERYTDPQSWTEACIERMREEMESLGFGYDWSREVTTCEPEYYRWNQYFFRRFYEENLVEYTSAAVNWCPDCETVLADAQVDEHDGEEVCWRCETPVGRRELDQWFFTITDYADELLEGLEDLEGWPDSVREIQRNWIGRQEGDAVTFEVPGHGEVDVFTSRLDTVCGATYVAVSPGHDLAVSLAEDDEDVAAYLERTRGDGGMTGVETDAVAVNPVTGAEVPVYVAAYVLDDVGTGAVMGVPAHNDRDHAFALEHDLPIRQVVEPVEGPDPLPGEPYTGEGMLTDSGAYDGLASAPARERIREDFTEVEPETTYRLRDWLISRQRYWGTPIPVVHCEECGPVLVPEEDLPVELPEFVQTTGNPIEAIDSFVETECPDCGRPAERETDTMDTFVDSSWYFLRYLSPDLEEAPFDAELANEWLPVDAYVGGEEHAVLHLLYIRFFARALADLELLEHREPVQRLINQGTVLHGGEKMSKTGGNVVAPHEYGPETTRLFVLSAAHPEQDFEWTAKDVSTAYDLQQQVHGLAQDFVERDDVREERRSHDEYVAREVDRTVLAAAEDYDRFRFHQAVTEVRRLADLLGQYRAYDTPHEAVYRRGLLVLARLIAPITPYLGEEVWNMLRGGGLAVEADWPAVEHEVDSFAAERDLVGTLRADVRDIVDVAGLEDPGHIEVALAPEWKYRAHRLAREADPDAAVVGLLMNDEAVGRHGEAAQAYAEDLQARARELEPALDADTEREVLERAAWLLDDEFGADVTVRRAEDGEMARKAEPGKPAIHIS; the protein is encoded by the coding sequence ATGCCACAGGGGTACGACCACGCGCGGGTCCAGGAGTTCTGGCAACACGCCTGGGACCGCGAGAACGTCTACGAGCTGGGCGAGGCCGCCGACCCGACCTACGTGCTGGGGATGTTCCCCTACACCTCCGGCAGCCTCCACATGGGCCACGTCCGCAACTACGCCATCACGGACGCTTACGCCCGCTACCGGCGGATGCGCGGGGATGACGTCCTCCACCCGATGGGATGGGACGCCTTCGGCCTGCCCGCCGAAAACGCCGCCTACGAGCGCTACACCGACCCCCAGTCCTGGACCGAGGCCTGCATCGAGCGGATGCGCGAGGAGATGGAGTCGCTGGGCTTTGGCTACGACTGGTCCCGCGAGGTCACCACCTGCGAGCCCGAATACTACCGGTGGAACCAGTACTTCTTCCGCCGGTTCTACGAGGAGAATCTGGTCGAGTACACCTCCGCGGCGGTGAACTGGTGTCCTGACTGCGAGACGGTGCTCGCTGACGCCCAGGTCGACGAGCACGACGGCGAGGAGGTCTGCTGGCGCTGTGAGACGCCAGTCGGCCGCCGCGAGCTCGACCAGTGGTTCTTTACGATCACCGACTACGCCGACGAACTCCTGGAGGGGCTCGAGGACCTGGAGGGGTGGCCCGACAGCGTCCGGGAGATCCAGCGCAACTGGATCGGCAGACAGGAGGGCGACGCGGTGACCTTCGAGGTGCCCGGCCACGGCGAGGTCGACGTCTTCACCTCGCGGCTGGATACTGTCTGTGGCGCGACCTACGTGGCCGTGTCGCCGGGCCACGACCTGGCGGTCTCGCTGGCCGAGGACGACGAGGACGTGGCCGCCTACCTCGAGCGGACCCGCGGAGACGGGGGGATGACCGGCGTCGAAACCGACGCGGTCGCGGTCAACCCGGTCACCGGCGCGGAAGTCCCGGTCTACGTCGCCGCCTACGTGCTCGACGACGTCGGGACCGGCGCCGTGATGGGCGTGCCGGCACACAACGACCGCGACCACGCCTTCGCGCTGGAGCACGACCTCCCGATCCGGCAGGTGGTCGAGCCGGTCGAGGGACCGGACCCCTTGCCCGGCGAGCCCTACACCGGCGAGGGGATGCTCACCGACAGCGGGGCGTACGACGGCCTCGCGAGCGCCCCCGCCCGCGAGCGCATCCGCGAGGACTTCACCGAGGTCGAGCCCGAAACCACCTACCGGCTGCGGGACTGGCTCATCTCCCGCCAGCGGTACTGGGGGACGCCGATCCCCGTCGTCCACTGCGAGGAGTGTGGCCCGGTGCTCGTCCCCGAGGAGGACCTGCCCGTCGAACTGCCCGAGTTCGTCCAGACGACCGGCAACCCGATCGAAGCGATCGACAGCTTCGTCGAGACGGAGTGTCCCGACTGCGGCCGGCCGGCGGAGCGCGAGACCGACACGATGGACACCTTCGTCGACTCCTCGTGGTACTTCCTGCGGTACCTCTCGCCGGACCTGGAGGAGGCGCCCTTCGATGCCGAACTGGCCAACGAGTGGCTCCCCGTCGACGCCTACGTCGGCGGCGAGGAACACGCGGTGCTCCACCTGCTGTACATCCGGTTTTTCGCCCGGGCGCTCGCGGACCTGGAGCTGCTCGAGCACCGCGAGCCCGTCCAGCGGCTGATCAACCAGGGGACAGTGCTCCACGGCGGCGAGAAGATGTCGAAGACGGGAGGCAACGTCGTCGCACCCCACGAGTACGGCCCCGAAACGACGAGACTGTTCGTGCTCTCGGCGGCCCACCCCGAACAGGACTTCGAGTGGACCGCCAAGGACGTCTCCACGGCCTACGACCTCCAGCAGCAGGTCCACGGGCTGGCCCAGGATTTCGTCGAGCGCGATGACGTCAGGGAAGAGCGCCGGTCCCACGACGAGTACGTCGCCCGCGAGGTCGACCGGACGGTGCTCGCGGCCGCGGAGGACTACGACCGCTTTCGCTTCCACCAGGCCGTGACGGAGGTCCGGCGGCTCGCGGACCTCCTGGGCCAGTACCGCGCCTACGACACGCCACATGAGGCAGTCTACCGGCGCGGGCTCCTGGTGCTGGCCCGCCTTATCGCCCCCATCACCCCCTATCTGGGCGAGGAGGTCTGGAACATGCTCCGGGGCGGCGGGCTGGCCGTCGAGGCCGACTGGCCGGCCGTCGAGCACGAGGTCGACTCCTTCGCCGCCGAACGGGATCTGGTGGGCACGCTGCGTGCGGACGTCCGGGACATCGTGGACGTCGCGGGCCTGGAGGACCCCGGACACATCGAGGTGGCGCTGGCCCCCGAGTGGAAGTACCGCGCCCACCGGCTGGCCCGGGAGGCCGACCCCGACGCCGCCGTCGTCGGCCTTCTGATGAACGACGAGGCCGTCGGGCGACACGGCGAGGCCGCCCAGGCCTACGCCGAGGACCTGCAGGCGAGGGCTCGCGAACTGGAGCCGGCGCTGGACGCCGACACCGAGCGCGAGGTGCTGGAGCGGGCGGCGTGGCTGCTCGACGACGAGTTCGGAGCCGACGTGACCGTCCGGCGCGCCGAGGACGGCGAGATGGCCCGGAAGGCCGAGCCCGGGAAGCCGGCGATCCACATCTCCTGA